A genomic region of Limnobaculum xujianqingii contains the following coding sequences:
- a CDS encoding FidL-like protein has protein sequence MNNIKFSVIATLIVTALLAVGLYLFYASSNNKFTCSANTTYLFEKINKEKEAVLTSEMRFHFDGDGKGYNIIMGNLLVDGSNYTINRKVQFDYTYNKTNNYVLNTTQVSLENTDNLPKALGERYLYRFSTEQHESTHLVIIRMNSGKRLFSSGTLPYFLCE, from the coding sequence ATGAACAATATTAAATTTTCGGTGATTGCCACACTAATTGTTACAGCCTTACTGGCGGTTGGTTTATATCTGTTTTATGCCAGTAGCAACAATAAATTCACCTGTTCGGCAAACACTACCTATCTATTTGAAAAAATTAACAAAGAAAAAGAAGCCGTACTAACCTCTGAAATGAGATTTCATTTTGATGGTGACGGGAAAGGTTACAACATCATTATGGGAAATTTACTGGTGGATGGCAGCAATTACACCATCAATCGCAAAGTACAGTTTGATTACACCTACAATAAAACTAATAATTACGTTTTGAACACTACTCAAGTTTCTTTAGAAAATACGGATAACTTGCCTAAAGCGCTGGGAGAACGTTATCTCTATCGCTTCAGTACCGAACAACATGAATCGACCCATTTGGTGATTATCCGTATGAATAGTGGAAAACGCCTGTTCTCCAGCGGAACCTTGCCCTATTTCTTGTGTGAATAA